The Chroogloeocystis siderophila 5.2 s.c.1 genome window below encodes:
- a CDS encoding DICT sensory domain-containing protein yields MDSLYKSILNVEPPPQLLAVSAATLLSLVRATIDVLIENQISATLWLKLPPGEIWHAEIQRYHNQVQQPHITYMIVHQGGDNADEFKSPNVPIPLKLNNQLRREYFLAIASSNFCGLILAYRLGPKQRQQKVKENASPTTSRKKPPLVASYSFEGRVIQPVLDSLKSISQSATSLTLEVPIIPEPLFLNQILTKQIHHQEQIRSRTKLRRDRALNKATRTKKQSSFSLKDEFVSELCQELRTPLAHMKMALSLLNSPQLKPAQKQRYLQVLSTECDRQNSLINGLLDLIQLERAVQTPLESVRLSEIVPGVVSTYQPLATEKGIMLAYTVPEDLPPVSCVSAWLKQIVINLLHNSIKFTPTNGQVWVRSRLQGDFVQLEFRDTGIGIAPTEIPKIFDRFYRVRPAAGEDGSGAGLGLTIVQQLLLRCGGSISVKSRLGEGSTFNVLLPVDPVERSGFRDRGSES; encoded by the coding sequence ATGGATTCGCTTTATAAGTCTATTCTCAACGTAGAACCACCCCCGCAACTTTTAGCTGTTAGCGCTGCAACTTTGCTTTCATTAGTCAGGGCGACAATTGATGTTTTGATTGAAAATCAAATTTCGGCAACACTGTGGTTAAAGCTACCACCAGGTGAAATTTGGCACGCAGAAATTCAGCGTTATCACAATCAAGTACAGCAGCCGCATATTACATACATGATTGTTCACCAAGGCGGCGACAACGCTGACGAATTCAAGTCTCCTAACGTTCCCATTCCGCTTAAACTAAATAATCAGTTACGTCGAGAATACTTTTTGGCGATCGCCTCTAGTAATTTCTGTGGTCTAATCCTGGCATATCGACTAGGACCAAAGCAGCGACAACAGAAAGTCAAAGAAAATGCATCACCAACTACAAGCCGCAAAAAGCCGCCGTTGGTCGCGTCTTATTCGTTTGAAGGACGCGTAATTCAACCAGTACTTGATAGTCTCAAAAGCATCAGTCAATCAGCTACGTCGTTAACTCTAGAAGTTCCAATAATTCCTGAACCGTTATTTTTAAATCAAATCTTAACCAAACAAATTCATCACCAAGAACAAATTCGCAGTCGGACTAAATTACGCCGCGATCGCGCACTTAATAAAGCAACTCGGACAAAAAAGCAAAGTAGTTTTTCTTTAAAAGATGAGTTTGTAAGTGAGTTGTGTCAAGAACTGCGGACACCTTTGGCGCATATGAAAATGGCACTCAGTTTACTCAATTCTCCGCAACTTAAACCTGCACAAAAACAAAGGTATTTGCAAGTACTGAGTACAGAATGCGATCGCCAAAACTCGCTCATTAATGGTTTATTAGACTTAATCCAGTTGGAACGTGCGGTACAAACACCTTTAGAATCAGTGCGCTTGAGTGAAATTGTGCCTGGCGTTGTCAGTACATATCAGCCATTAGCAACTGAAAAAGGCATTATGCTTGCTTACACCGTACCTGAGGATTTACCTCCCGTTTCCTGTGTGAGTGCTTGGCTCAAACAAATTGTGATTAACTTATTGCACAACAGCATCAAGTTTACCCCTACCAACGGTCAAGTTTGGGTGCGATCGCGTCTGCAAGGTGATTTTGTCCAACTCGAATTTCGCGACACAGGTATTGGTATTGCACCGACTGAAATTCCTAAGATCTTTGATCGCTTCTATCGCGTCCGCCCCGCCGCTGGTGAAGATGGTAGTGGTGCAGGGCTAGGCTTAACTATTGTGCAACAACTTCTCTTGCGCTGTGGTGGCTCGATCTCAGTCAAAAGCCGCTTGGG